In Halanaerobium praevalens DSM 2228, the DNA window TTGGAGTAACAGAATATTTACCAGCTGCTGCAGGGTTTTTAATGCAGAGAGAATTAAATGCCTTAGGTGAAGTAATGGAAAATCCAGCTAGTCCTTTTGTAGCAATTATGGGTGGAGCTAAAGTTTCTGATAAAATTGATGTTATTAAAAATTTAATTAATAAAGTTGATAAATTAATAGTTGCTGGGGGTATAGCAAATACCTTTTTGCTAGCAAAGGGATATGAAGTAGGAGATTCTTTAGTAGAAGCTGACAAAGTTGAGTTAGCTAAAGAGTTAATGGCGGAAGCAGAAGAAAAAGGAGTAGAAATTGTACTTCCAATTGATGTTGTAATTGCCGATGATTTTTCTAATGATGCTAATACTAAAACAGTTTCTGTTGAAAAAGTGCCTGCAGGTTGGCAAATTCTAGATTGTGGTGGCCCTCAGAGCTTAGAAAATTATAAAGAAATTATTAAAACTGCTAAAACAGTTATTTGGAATGGTCCTTTAGGAGTATTTGAAATGGAAAAATTTGCTCACGGAACTGTTGAATTAGCAAAAGCTTTAGCTGAATCAGATGCTCATTCAGTAATTGGTGGTGGAGATTCAGCTGCAGCTATTAACGAAGCTGGTGTTGCTGAAAAAATGAGCCATATTTCGACTGGTGGTGGAGCTTCTCTAATGTTTTTTGAAGGAAAAGAATTACCAGGAGTAGCTGCTTTAGATGATGTAGAATAATTTTTGTTAAAATAGAAGCTAAAAATAAAACTGCTTAATTATAGAATTCTAAACAATAACTTTGCTTAGCCAAAGTTTGAGGAGGAATATTAATGCGTAAACCATTTATTTGTGGAAATTGGAAAATGAATAAAAATGTTGATGAAGCTGAAAAAATGATTAACAATTTAAAAGCTAAAGTAAAAGATGTAGATAATGTAGAAATGGGTATTTGTTCAACAGCACTGTGTTTAACAACAGTTAAAGAAGCTGCTCAGGGTAGTGAGCTTGTAACTGGTGCTGAAAATATTTACTGGAAAGATTCTGGTGCTTATACTGGAGAAATTTCTGCTAAGATGTTAGCTGCTAGTGATATAGAATACACTATTGTAGGTCATTCTGAGCGCAGAGAAATTTTTGGAGAAAGTGATTATGAGGTGAATAAAAAAGTTCTTTCAGCACTAGCACATGGAGTAAAACCAATTATTTGTGTTGGAGAAACTTTAGAAGAAAGAAAAGCTGAACAAATAGAAGCAAAAGTTAATTTTCAAGTTGATTCTGCTCTAGCTGGATTAACTGAAGCAGAAGTTGCAGATCTAGTTATTGCTTATGAACCTATTTGGGCAATTGGTACAGGTGAAACTGCTTCCGCGGAAGAGGCAAATCGAGTTATTGGAATTATTAGAGAAAATATTAGAAAAGAATATCCAGAAGCTGCTGATAAAGTTAGAATTCAATATGGTGGTAGTGTTAAACCACATAATGTAGAAGAAATTATGGCTCAACCTGAAATTGATGGTGCCTTAGTTGGTGGAGCCAGTTTAGAAGCGGAGTCTTTTTCTGAAATAATATTAAAGACTGCCAAAATCTATAAGTAATTAAAAGATTATAAGGAGGATTATTATGGCAAGACCAAAACCACTAGCCCTAATTATTGCAGATGGGTTAGGAGTGAATGAGAATGCAGAAGGAAATGCTGTTTATCAAGCAGAGACTCCTTTTTTAGATAAATTAAATAAAGAATATCCCCATTCAATTTTAAAACCTTCAGGAGAAGCTGTAGGTTTACCAGATGGTCAAATGGGTAACTCTGAGGTTGGTCATTTAAATATTGGGGCTGGTCGGATTGTTTATCAGGATTTTACAAGAATTAATAAGGCTGTAGCAGAAAAAGAATTATTAACTAATGAAGCATTGAAAAAAGCAGTAGATCATGCTAAAGAAAACGATGGAGCTCTTCATTTAATTGGATTACTTTCTGATGGTGGTGTGCACAGTCATATTAAACATCTTTTTGGTTTAATTGAAATGGCTGATCGAGCTGGCTTAGAAAAAGTATATATTCATCCGATTTTAGATGGAAGAGATACACCTCCGGCAAGTGGTACTGGTTATTTAAAAGAATTAGAAACAGAGTTAGAAAGAGTTGGAACTGGTGAAATTGCTACTGTTAGTGGTCGTTATTACACTATGGATCGTGATAATCGCTGGGAAAGAACTAAAAAGGCTTATGATATGTTAGTTTTAGGAGAAGGAAATAAAGCTGAAGATCCTATTCAAGCTGTGGAAAGTTCTTATGCAGAAGATATAGAAGATGAATTTGTTATTCCAACTGTAATTACTAAAAATGGTAAAGCAGTTGGTCCGATGAATGATCATGATTCAGTTATTTTCTTTAACTTTAGAGCTGATAGAGCCCGTCAAATTACTCAAGCTTTAACTATTGATGGTTTTGATGGCTTTGAGCGGGAGCCTGAACACCCAGAAGATCTATATTATGTAACAATGACAGAATATGATGAAGAATTTGATTTACCAGTTGCTTTTGAACCAGTAGAAATTGAAGATGGATTAGGTGAGGTTTTAAGTAGAGAGGGTTTAAAACAGCTTAGAATTGCTGAAACTGAAAAATATGCTCATGTAACTTTCTTCTTTAATGGAGGAGTTGAAGAACCAAATAAAGGTGAAGATCGCCTATTAATTCCATCACCACAAGTTGCAACTTATGAGATGCAACCAGAAATGAGTGCTTATGAGGTAACAGATAAACTTTTAGAAAAAATAGAAGCTGACGAATATGATGTAATTATTCTTAACTATGCGAATATAGATATGGTAGGACACACTGGTTTTATGGATGCAGCTATTAAAGCAGTAGAAACTGTTGATGAATGTTTGTCTAAGCTTGTGCCTGTTATTTTAGAAAAAGGAGGTCAGGCTTTAATTACAGCTGACCATGGTAATGGAGAAAAAATGAAAGAAGATGATGGATCTCCATTTACAGCTCATACTTCTAATATTGTTCCTCTTTATTATGTAGGAGGCCCTAAAAATACTGGAATTGCTACTGGCAAATTAGCTGATTTAGCACCAACAATGTTAGATATCTTAGGAATTGAAAAACCAGAAAAGATGACTGGTGAATCATTAATTATCAATGAATAATAAGCTAATTTCAAATTGAATTAAGCTAATTGTTTACTGACTAAATTAACTGTTTAAAATGTGGGGTCAATTATATTGGCCCTGCTAATTATAAATAAAAAATATTTTATTGTAAAATTCTAAGGAGGCCAATTAAATGTTAAATACAACAATTGTAGAAGTTTTTGCAAGAGAGATTTTAGATTCACGTGGTAATCCAACTGTAGAGGTAGAAGTAGTATTAGAGGATGGTACTTTTGGTAGAGCAGCTGTTCCTTCTGGAGCTTCAACTGGTCAATACGAAGCAGTTGAACTAAGAGATGGTGGGGACCGTTACTTAGGTAAAGGTGTTTTAGATGCAGTAGAAAATGTAAATGAAGTAATTGCACCTGAAATTTTAGGTTTTGATGTTAGAGAACAAATAGATATTGATAACTTAATGCGCGAATTAGATGGCACAAAAAATAAAGGTAAATTAGGTGCTAATGCAATTTTAGGTGTTTCAATGGCAGTTGCTAAAGCAGCAGCAAATGCTACTGGATCTCATTTATATAATTACATTGGTGGAATGAATGCTAAAACTTTACCTGTGCCAATGATGAATATTTTAAATGGGGGAGAACATGCTGATAATAATGTAGATTTACAGGAATTTATGATTATGCCTGTTGGTGCAGTTAGTTTCAGGGAAGCTATGCAGATGGGAGCAGAAGTATATCATAATCTCAAAAAAGTTCTACAAGCAAAAGGCTTAGGTACTGGAGTTGGAGATGAAGGTGGATTTGCACCTGATTTAGGCTCAAACGAAGAAGCATTACAGGTAATTGTAGAAGCAATTGAAAAAGCTGGTTATGAAGCTGGAGAAGATTTCTATATTGCTTTAGATCCTGCTGCAACAGAATTTTATAAAGATGGTAAATATGTATTAGCAGGTGAAGGAGTAGAAAAAACTTCTGCAGAAATGATTGATTTCTATGCAGATTTAATTGATAAATATCCAATTATTTCAATTGAAGATGGTTTAGCAGAAGATGACTGGGAAGGTTTTGCTGAAATGACAAAACGTTTAGGTGACCGTCTGCAAATTGTTGGAGATGACCTCTATGTAACAAATGTAGAAAGATTAAGTAGAGGTATTGAGGAAAAAAGCAGTAACTCTATCCTAATTAAGGTTAATCAGATTGGTTCTTTAACTGAAACCTTAGATACTATTAAAATGGCAACAAGAGCTGGTTTTACTGCTGTTGTGTCTCACCGT includes these proteins:
- a CDS encoding phosphoglycerate kinase translates to MKKTLKDMDFKGKKVLVRVDFNVPLKDGVVGDKTRIKAALPTIEYLIKEEAKVLLISHLGRPGGEVKSDLKMDPVAKALANLLNKEVKKADDCIGDELKKAANNLENGEVLLLENSRFYAGEKKNDPEFAKKLASLADLYVNDAFGAAHRAHATTVGVTEYLPAAAGFLMQRELNALGEVMENPASPFVAIMGGAKVSDKIDVIKNLINKVDKLIVAGGIANTFLLAKGYEVGDSLVEADKVELAKELMAEAEEKGVEIVLPIDVVIADDFSNDANTKTVSVEKVPAGWQILDCGGPQSLENYKEIIKTAKTVIWNGPLGVFEMEKFAHGTVELAKALAESDAHSVIGGGDSAAAINEAGVAEKMSHISTGGGASLMFFEGKELPGVAALDDVE
- the gpmI gene encoding 2,3-bisphosphoglycerate-independent phosphoglycerate mutase yields the protein MARPKPLALIIADGLGVNENAEGNAVYQAETPFLDKLNKEYPHSILKPSGEAVGLPDGQMGNSEVGHLNIGAGRIVYQDFTRINKAVAEKELLTNEALKKAVDHAKENDGALHLIGLLSDGGVHSHIKHLFGLIEMADRAGLEKVYIHPILDGRDTPPASGTGYLKELETELERVGTGEIATVSGRYYTMDRDNRWERTKKAYDMLVLGEGNKAEDPIQAVESSYAEDIEDEFVIPTVITKNGKAVGPMNDHDSVIFFNFRADRARQITQALTIDGFDGFEREPEHPEDLYYVTMTEYDEEFDLPVAFEPVEIEDGLGEVLSREGLKQLRIAETEKYAHVTFFFNGGVEEPNKGEDRLLIPSPQVATYEMQPEMSAYEVTDKLLEKIEADEYDVIILNYANIDMVGHTGFMDAAIKAVETVDECLSKLVPVILEKGGQALITADHGNGEKMKEDDGSPFTAHTSNIVPLYYVGGPKNTGIATGKLADLAPTMLDILGIEKPEKMTGESLIINE
- the eno gene encoding phosphopyruvate hydratase is translated as MLNTTIVEVFAREILDSRGNPTVEVEVVLEDGTFGRAAVPSGASTGQYEAVELRDGGDRYLGKGVLDAVENVNEVIAPEILGFDVREQIDIDNLMRELDGTKNKGKLGANAILGVSMAVAKAAANATGSHLYNYIGGMNAKTLPVPMMNILNGGEHADNNVDLQEFMIMPVGAVSFREAMQMGAEVYHNLKKVLQAKGLGTGVGDEGGFAPDLGSNEEALQVIVEAIEKAGYEAGEDFYIALDPAATEFYKDGKYVLAGEGVEKTSAEMIDFYADLIDKYPIISIEDGLAEDDWEGFAEMTKRLGDRLQIVGDDLYVTNVERLSRGIEEKSSNSILIKVNQIGSLTETLDTIKMATRAGFTAVVSHRSGETEDVTIADLVVAMNTGQIKTGAPARSERVAKYNQLLRIEENLGDAAQYAGKDAFYSLKK
- the tpiA gene encoding triose-phosphate isomerase; this translates as MRKPFICGNWKMNKNVDEAEKMINNLKAKVKDVDNVEMGICSTALCLTTVKEAAQGSELVTGAENIYWKDSGAYTGEISAKMLAASDIEYTIVGHSERREIFGESDYEVNKKVLSALAHGVKPIICVGETLEERKAEQIEAKVNFQVDSALAGLTEAEVADLVIAYEPIWAIGTGETASAEEANRVIGIIRENIRKEYPEAADKVRIQYGGSVKPHNVEEIMAQPEIDGALVGGASLEAESFSEIILKTAKIYK